GTGATCACAAGGCGTAACAGGGTGTAGGCCGAACAGCCCATTCAGCTATCACCCGACCGGTCGATTGTCGTCGTACTTGGGGAACTACTTCGATCACAGTGACGCCGGAAGGATCGATGTGATGGAGCGTTGGGACGCGGGCACGGGCATCATTGGGGGCGGGGTCATCGCCGGGGAAACCCAACCGCAGGACTGGGAGCGCCGAATCAGCGAGCTGTCCGAACAGCTCTACCGAGCGCGACTGCTGCAACGACTTCTACTGATCTGGGCCTATCCGGGGAACGTGGCCCTCACCGGGCTCTCGATCTCCGGGATCGTGCTGCTCACGCCCCCGATAGCGGTATCGGTGGCGGCGGTGGCGATACCCGTCGGCTCGGTCGCGGTATCGGCGCGCACCGCCTACCGGCACCACTTCGCGGTGCGCTCGGTGGCCGCGGAGCTGCGCGAGTTCGAGCGAGCGCACCGCGAGCACCAGCTCGACGAGTGGAACGCCGGCGACCTGCTCGGCATGCGCAAGCGCTACCGGGCCGAGCTGCCGGACGTGATCGAGCGGTACCGCACCGAAGCAGGCAGCCACCGCTGGAAGGACCAGCTGCTGCAGACGGTGGTCATCTCCGGATCCATCATCAGCGCCACCGTCACCGCGGCCTCGGCCGCCGTCGTCGGCGCGCGCTGGGCCGCGGTGGCCATGAGCCTGCTGGTGGCGGTCGCGGCGGCGTTCGGCGGCTACTCGAAGTACCGGGAACGCGCCGCGAGCCTGCAGCAGACGGCCGATGTGCTGGAACGCGAATACCATTCGGTCGAATTACGGGCCGGGCGCTACAGCCGGTTCGACGACGAGAGCGACGCGTACGCCGAATTCGCCGACACCGTCGAGTCGTTGCGCGAAGAACAAGCCAAGCGCCAACAACACCTCAACCAGTCCGTGGACGTCACTTCCATCGTCGGACAGTAATTCCAAGATCACCCCACTCACACGAACGTGTCGCCCGCCGGTCACTCCGCACACTGCCAGTCGATAATCCGCGGCTGTCGTGATCGCTGATTAGTGGCCGGTCCCGGCTCCGTACGCTGCGACCTCTGGCGCACAGGTGAGCGCCTGTGCAGAGAGGAGCAAGGCGATGAAACGCAGCCTCACCACGGTCGCCGCAGTGCTGGCGGGCGCCGGTGCCGTCGGATTCTCCGGTACCGCCCAGGCAGCCCCGCAGTTCCCGGCCGAGCTGCCCGTGGACAACGGAATCGCGCAGACCGCCTTCCACGGCGCCGGAACCCTGCACGGCGTGCAGCGCACCGTCGGCGACGTGGTGCGCGCACCGCAGGCGCTGGCCGCGCAAGCCGGCGAGGCCTCCGGCCGCACCGGCGAGGGCAACGTCATCGGCGACACGCTGCACGACCTGTCCCAGGCGCACACCCACCCGGTCAACACCCAGGGCGCCACCATCCCGCTCGGCGGCGTCATCCCCGCCTCGAAGGCGCGCGCCGGTGCCACGCCGATCGACGGTGTCACCCAGGCCCCCGCCACGCGCGGCATCACCGACTTCGTCGACACCACCGGCAACGCCATGCTCGATCTGATCAACCAGATCCCGCCGGAGCAGCTCAACGCGAACAACAACATCTCCGCCGAGAACGGCGAGCCCGGCGCGGCGGGCACCGCCGGCCAGGACGGTGCCGACGGGAAGCCCGGCGGCACCTCGTCCGCCGTGAACACCCCCACCACCAAGCCGACGACGGCGGGCACCCCCAAGGGCGGACTGCTCGACCTGAGCAACGCCGGCGGCGCGGTCGGCAAGCCGCTGGCCGACGGCCTCACCGGCACCCCGCTCGCCGGGCTCGCGGGGCTGCCGCAGGGCGGCGGCGCCTGAGACGGCCCGAAACAGCCACGGCCCCCGTGCTCTGGGAGGAGAGCGCGGGGGCCTTTCCCGTTCCAGGGCGGCCGAACGAACCCGCTCAGCCGTGGTGCAGGGTCGCGACCATCGCCTCCACCGCGATGATCGGCTTCACGTTCTGGGTGAGCGCGGTGCGGCACTCCAGCACCGCCTCCAACCTCCGCAGCGCCGACTCCGAGGTCCACTGCGCCGCGGCCCTCGACACGTCCGAGGCGTAATCGGGGTGGTTCAACGGAGCTCCCGAACCCGACCGGGAGACCAGCACGTCGCGGTAGAAACCGGCCAGGTCCACCAGCGCCAGGTCCAGCGCGTCCCGCTGCGAGCGGGTGGCGCGGGACTTCTGCCGCTTCTCCAGCTCCTTGAGCGCGGCGTTCGCGCCGCGGGTCGCCGACGCGGTGCCCTTGCCGGTGCCGCCCGCACCCATCGCGGTGCGCAGCTCGTCCTTCTCGGCTTCGTTGCGGTCCTCGTTCGCCGCGACCGCCTCCGACTCGGAGGACTTCACCAGGCCGCTCGCGGCCGTGAACACGTCGGAGAACCGGCGCAGACCAGCCGGAATGCTCAGCACCTTGTCCCGCCGCTCGCGCGCGGCCGGGTCCGTCGCCAGCCGCCGCGCCCGCCCGATGTGCCCACCGCACACCGACGCGGCCCACTGCGCCATCCCGTCGTCGACGTCGTCGCGTTCCCGCAGCACCTCGGCGATGGACGCGGCGAGCGGAGTGCGCAGCTGCATCGCCCGGCACCGCGACCGGATCGTCACCGGCACGTCCTCCGGGTGATCAGAAGGCGCGCACAGCAGGAAGACCGTGCGGTCCGGTGGTTCCTCCACCGCCTTGAGCAGCGCGTTCGCCGCGCCCTCGGTGAGGCGGTCGGAATCCTCGATCAGCACCACCCGCCACTGCCCGGTGGTGGGGCGCCGCGCCGCGGCCTGCACCAGGGCCCGCATCTCGCGCACCGAGATCGTCAACCCCTCCGGCACGACCACCCGGACGTCGGCGTGCGTGCCCGACATGACGGTGCGGCAGGCGGAGCACCGGCCGCAGCCCGGCATGGCGTCCGCCTCCGTGCACTGCAGCGCGGCGGCGAACGCGCGAGCGGCCACCGATCGCCCCGAACCGGGCGGGCCGGTGAACAGCCACGCGTGCGTCATGGCTCCGGCGGGCGCGGGCTCACCGCGCACCTGCAGATGCGCGGCCTGCGCCGCGGCGAACAGCGTGCGCACGGCGACGGGCTGGCCGACGATGTCCGCCCACACCCCGGTGGCCGGTGGCACGGTGCCTTCGACCGGGTCAGGGGACTGCGTCATCACGTCACCTCCGGGCAGCGTCGACTCGCACTGTACGAGGCCGCACCGACACGAGATCAGCGGGTCGCGGCCCGTCCTCGGGAGAGGATCGGAGCAGCGGCGGCGCCGAGCCGCGGCTCAGCAGGCAGGGGCTCGGCTCAGGCCCCGCCGGTGGACGAGGTGCTGCGCGTCGACGAGGAACGGGACCCGCTCGCACGCGACGACGGGCTCTTCGCCGACTTCGACGCCGTGGACTTGGACGCCGTGGATTTCGACGCGGTCGACTTGGACGCGGTCGACTTCGACGCCGTGCTCTTGGTCGCGGCGGACTTCGACGCCGACTTCGTCCCGGTGCTCTTCGTGCCGGACGCCTTGGACGCGGTCTTCGTGCCGGTGCTCTTCGTCGACTTCGACGTCGTGCTCTTCGCGGTCGACTTCGCGGGGGCCTTCTTCTTCGCCGGAGCCTTCGCCCGCCGCTCCGCGATCAGCTCGACCGCCCGGTCCATCGTCAGCGACTCGACGTCATCGCCCTTGCGCAGCGACGCGTTCGTCTCGCCATCGGTGACGTACGGACCGAACCGCCCGTCCTTGATCACCAGCGGCTTGCCGGTGTCCGGCTCGTCGCCGAGCTCGCGCAGCGGCGGCGCGGCGGCACGGCGACCGCGCTGCTTGGGCTGGGCGTAGATCTTCAACGCCTCGTCCACGGTGATCGTGAAGATCTGGTCCTCGGTCTCCAGCGACCGCGAATCGGTGCCCCGCTTCAGGTACGGCCCGTAGCGGCCGTTCTGGGCGGTGATCTCCTCGCCCGACTCCGGGTCCTTGCCCACCACGCGCGGCAGCGACAGCAGCTTCAACGCGTCGTCGATCGTCACCGTGTCCAGCGACATCGACTTCAACAGGCTGCCGGTGCGCGGCTTCGACTTGTCGCCCTCCGGGAGGATCTCCGTGACGTACGGGCCGAACCGGCCCTCCTTCGCCATCACCTCGTGGCCGGACTCCGGGTCGGTGCCGAGGCTGCGGCCCTCCATCGGCGTGGCGAACAGCTTCTCCGCGACCTCGGAGCTGAGCTCGTCCGGCGGCAGGTCGTCGGGCAGGTTCGCCCGCTGCGACTCCTCCGAGCTCAACGGGCGCTCCAGGTACGGCCCGTAGCGGCCCACCCGGACGTAGACCGTGCGGCCCTCGTCGTCGGTGAACATCGGGATCGAGTTCACCTCGCGCGCGTCGATCTGCTCGACGCTGGAACCGACCAGCTTCTTCAACCCGCCGGCGCGGCCGATCGAGTCGCCCGGACCGACCTCGCCGCCGAAGTAGAAGCCGGACAGCCACTTGGTGCGCTGCTGGCGCCCCTCCGCGATGCGGTCCAGCTCGTCCTCCAGCGCGGCGGTGAAGTCGTAGTCGACCAACCTGCCGAAGTGCTGCTCCATCAGGCCGACCACGGCGAACGCCACCCAGGACGGGACCAGCGCGGAGCCCTTCTTCCACACGTAGCCGCGTTCCTGCACGGTGCTGATGATCGACGCGTAGGTGGAGGGACGGCCGATGCCCAACTCCTCCAGCGCCTTCACCAGGCTCGCCTCGGTGTAGCGGGCGGGCGGGTTCGTGCTGTGGCCGTCCGGCTCCAGCTCGGCGGCGGTGATCGGCTGGTCCTTCGTGAGCTGCGGCAGCCGCGACTCGGCGTCGTCGGCGACACCGCCCGCCTCGGAGTCCACCGACTCGACGTAGGCCTTGAGGAATCCGGCGAAGGTGATGGTGCGGCCGGACGCGGCGAACGTGCACTCCTCACCGCTGCCGGCGGTGCCGGTGATGCGCACCGACAGCGTGGTGCCCTTCGCGTCCGCCATCTGCGAGGCGATGGTGCGCTGCCAGATCAGCTCGTAGAGCTTGTAGCCGTCGGTGTCGAGCTCCTTGGCGACCTGGCCCGGCGTGCGGAAGCTCTCCCCCGCCGGACGGATCGCCTCGTGCGCCTCCTGGGCGTTCTTGACCTTGCGGTTGTACTGGCGGGGCTGCGGGGACAGGTGGCTGTCGCCGTAGAGCTCCCTGGCCTGGTTGCGCGCCGCGCTGATCGCCGTCTCCGACAGCGTCGTCGAGTCGGTACGCATGTAGGTGATGTACCCGTTCTCGTACAGCCGCTGCGCCGTGCGCATCGTGCGGTCCGCCGAGTAGCGCAGCTTCCGGCTCGCCTCCTGCTGCAGCGTGGAGGTCATGAACGGCGCGTACGGCTTCCGCGTGTACGGCTTCTCCTCGACGCTGGAGACGCTGAGCCGGGCATCGGTCAACGCGTCCGCGAGGCGCCGGGCCTCCTGCTCGTCGAGCGGCCGGGCGTCGGCGTTCTTGAGCCGCCCGTCCGGGCCGAAGTCCCGGCCGGTGGCGACCTTCGCGCCGTTCACGGTGACCAGCCGCGCACCGAAGCGCGGCGGCTCGGCGGCGGAACCCGCGTCCATGGTGGCCGAGATGTCCCAGTACGAGGCGGGCACGAACTTGATGCGCTCCCGCTCGCGCTCCACCACGATCCGGGTCGCCACGGACTGCACGCGGCCCGCCGAGAGCTTCGGCATGACCTTCTTCCACAGCACCGGGCTGACCTCGTAGCCGTACAACCGGTCCAGGATGCGGCGGGTCTCCTGCGCGTCGACCAGGTCCTGGTCCAGGTCGCGCGGGTTCGCGGCGGCGGCCTGGATCGCCGATTCGGTGATCTCGTGGAACACCATCCGGCGCACCGGCACCTTCGGCTTCAGCGTCTCCATCAGGTGCCAGGCGATCGCCTCGCCCTCGCGGTCGCCGTCCGTGGCGAGGTAGAGCTCGTCGACTTCCTTGAGAGCGTCCTTGAGCTCGCTGACGGTGGACTTCTTGTCCGCGGTGACCAGGTAGAGCGGTTCGAAGTCGTTCTCGACGTCCACGCCCAGCCGCGCCCAGGACTGGCCCTTGTACTTGGCGGGCACGTCGGCCGCGCCGCGGGGAAGATCCCGGATGTGGCCGCGGGACGACTCCACCACGAAGTTCGACCCCAGGTAGGAGGCGATCTTGCGAGCCTTGGCCGGGGACTCGACGATGACCAACCGCCGACGTCCGGAGTCCGCCCCACCGGAGGACCCCGAAGCCCGGCCGTTGTCGCCGCTCTGCTTCGCCCGTGTCGACCCAGCCACGCTTACCTGCTCTCTTCTCGCGGAGGCGTCCGATCCGCCAGTGTGCACCGCATGCCGTCCCAGGTACCGCACCCAGGGAGGCACAGCGTGGCACACAACACGCCTGCACTCGCGTCTTCCGTCCCGTACGAACGTATCGGGTAGCGCTCATGTTCCGTTGTGTGACCTGCCGTGACCTGTGGGGTGATCCTCAGGACACCAGCGGCCACGTTCGCTCGATCGCACCATCGGGTGTCGGGCCGACGAGCTCGGCGAGGCGTTCGATCCGCCGCCTGCCGGTGACCCGCAACGCCGGCCCGCCCGCTCGTGGCCCCATGCACCGCGCGGGCAGCCCGGCCTTGGCCAGCGCCGCCGCCAGCGGCTCGTACGTCTCCGGGGCGTGCGGGTCCAACCCGAGCAGATAACCCCCCGGCACCGGCCGGCCGGCGGTCAGCGCCCACAACCGCAGCGCGGCGCCGTCCGGGGCGAAGCCGGCGGGCACCGACTTCACCGCCCCGCGCAGCCACTGACCGGCGAGTCCGGTCAGGTCGGAGCGGAACGCGGTGCGGACCAGCGGATGGCCCTCCTCGGAACGTCCCAGCTCGGCGGCCACCCCGCGCTCACCGCACGCGCGCACCAGCGACCGGGCCCGCCAGTCGTCGACGACGACCACGGACAACCGGGCGGCGGTACCGCGCCCGAAACCGACCGCTTGTCCCGGGCCGCACAGCAACCCCGCGAGGTCGGCCACCCGGGGGTGGCGAGCCTCGGCGGAGTAGAAGGACAGCTGGTCCACGATCCGTGATCGTAGAACGTCCGTTCGAGCTTGACCAGGGCCTCCGCCCGGACGAGCGATCGATCGACCTCGTCCGGGCGATCTTCGCGACTCGACGACCGGCGCCGGGCCGGAGCGGATCACCGGTGCTCAGCACCGGTCCCGCGCCGCCCGATCGATCAGCCCGGAGGCTGCTGCTGAGGCTGTTGCTGCTGCTGTTGCTGCTGCATCTGCTGCTGCTCGACCGCCGACTTCGTCAGCTCCTGGCACTCCGGGGCCTTCATGGCGGCGTCGTTGAGCTGCTGGTTCTTGGAGAACTCGGCGAACTGGGCGCTGAAGTCGAGCTGCTGGCCCTTCTTCAGCTCGTCCTGCACCCCGGTCATCCCGGCGGTGAACGCCTGCTCGTTCG
This window of the Saccharopolyspora gloriosae genome carries:
- the topA gene encoding type I DNA topoisomerase, which codes for MAGSTRAKQSGDNGRASGSSGGADSGRRRLVIVESPAKARKIASYLGSNFVVESSRGHIRDLPRGAADVPAKYKGQSWARLGVDVENDFEPLYLVTADKKSTVSELKDALKEVDELYLATDGDREGEAIAWHLMETLKPKVPVRRMVFHEITESAIQAAAANPRDLDQDLVDAQETRRILDRLYGYEVSPVLWKKVMPKLSAGRVQSVATRIVVERERERIKFVPASYWDISATMDAGSAAEPPRFGARLVTVNGAKVATGRDFGPDGRLKNADARPLDEQEARRLADALTDARLSVSSVEEKPYTRKPYAPFMTSTLQQEASRKLRYSADRTMRTAQRLYENGYITYMRTDSTTLSETAISAARNQARELYGDSHLSPQPRQYNRKVKNAQEAHEAIRPAGESFRTPGQVAKELDTDGYKLYELIWQRTIASQMADAKGTTLSVRITGTAGSGEECTFAASGRTITFAGFLKAYVESVDSEAGGVADDAESRLPQLTKDQPITAAELEPDGHSTNPPARYTEASLVKALEELGIGRPSTYASIISTVQERGYVWKKGSALVPSWVAFAVVGLMEQHFGRLVDYDFTAALEDELDRIAEGRQQRTKWLSGFYFGGEVGPGDSIGRAGGLKKLVGSSVEQIDAREVNSIPMFTDDEGRTVYVRVGRYGPYLERPLSSEESQRANLPDDLPPDELSSEVAEKLFATPMEGRSLGTDPESGHEVMAKEGRFGPYVTEILPEGDKSKPRTGSLLKSMSLDTVTIDDALKLLSLPRVVGKDPESGEEITAQNGRYGPYLKRGTDSRSLETEDQIFTITVDEALKIYAQPKQRGRRAAAPPLRELGDEPDTGKPLVIKDGRFGPYVTDGETNASLRKGDDVESLTMDRAVELIAERRAKAPAKKKAPAKSTAKSTTSKSTKSTGTKTASKASGTKSTGTKSASKSAATKSTASKSTASKSTASKSTASKSTASKSAKSPSSRASGSRSSSTRSTSSTGGA
- a CDS encoding DUF4231 domain-containing protein, with product MERWDAGTGIIGGGVIAGETQPQDWERRISELSEQLYRARLLQRLLLIWAYPGNVALTGLSISGIVLLTPPIAVSVAAVAIPVGSVAVSARTAYRHHFAVRSVAAELREFERAHREHQLDEWNAGDLLGMRKRYRAELPDVIERYRTEAGSHRWKDQLLQTVVISGSIISATVTAASAAVVGARWAAVAMSLLVAVAAAFGGYSKYRERAASLQQTADVLEREYHSVELRAGRYSRFDDESDAYAEFADTVESLREEQAKRQQHLNQSVDVTSIVGQ
- a CDS encoding DNA polymerase III subunit delta', giving the protein MTQSPDPVEGTVPPATGVWADIVGQPVAVRTLFAAAQAAHLQVRGEPAPAGAMTHAWLFTGPPGSGRSVAARAFAAALQCTEADAMPGCGRCSACRTVMSGTHADVRVVVPEGLTISVREMRALVQAAARRPTTGQWRVVLIEDSDRLTEGAANALLKAVEEPPDRTVFLLCAPSDHPEDVPVTIRSRCRAMQLRTPLAASIAEVLRERDDVDDGMAQWAASVCGGHIGRARRLATDPAARERRDKVLSIPAGLRRFSDVFTAASGLVKSSESEAVAANEDRNEAEKDELRTAMGAGGTGKGTASATRGANAALKELEKRQKSRATRSQRDALDLALVDLAGFYRDVLVSRSGSGAPLNHPDYASDVSRAAAQWTSESALRRLEAVLECRTALTQNVKPIIAVEAMVATLHHG